The following are from one region of the Centroberyx gerrardi isolate f3 chromosome 16, fCenGer3.hap1.cur.20231027, whole genome shotgun sequence genome:
- the thoc3 gene encoding THO complex subunit 3 yields the protein MASQYYQEMQDSFKNNNKSREFPAHTAKVHSVAWSCDGRRLASGSFDKTASVFVLEKDRLVKENNYRGHGDSVDQLCWHPTNPDLFVTASGDKTIRIWDVRTTKCIATVNTKGENINICWSPDGQTIAVGNKDDVVTFIDAKTHRSKAEEQFKFEVNEISWNNDNDMFFLTNGNGCINILSYPELKPIQSINAHPSNCICIKFDPTGKYFATGSADALVSLWNVEELVCVRCFSRLDWPVRTLSFSHDGKMLASASEDHFIDIAEVETGEKLWEVQCDSPTFTVAWHPKRPLLAYACDDKEGKYDNNREAGTVKLFGLPNDSSTGVQLSERGSLFP from the exons ATGGCGTCGCAGTACTACCAAGAAATGCAAGACAGcttcaaaaataacaacaaaagtaGAGAATTCCCGGCACACACAGCTAAAGTCCATTCAGTGGCGTGGAGCTGTGACGGCAGGAGACTCGCCTCCGGCTCTTTTGACAAAACAGCCAGCGTTTTCGTCCTCGAAAAAGACCGTTTG GTGAAGGAGAACAACTACAGAGGTCACGGTGACAGCGTGGACCAGCTGTGTTGGCATCCAACCAACCCAGACCTGTTCGTCACGGCGTCCGGAGACAAGACCATCCGGATATGGGACGTCCGGACCACCAAGTGCATCGCCACCGTCAATACAAAAG gTGAGAACATCAACATCTGCTGGAGCCCGGACGGACAGACGATCGCCGTGGGCAACAAGGACGACGTGGTGACGTTCATCGACGCCAAGACGCACCGCTCCAAGGCCGAGGAGCAGTTCAAGTTCGAGGTGAACGAGATTTCCTGGAACAACGACAACGACATGTTCTTCCTCACCAACGGCAACGGCTGCATCAACATCCTGAG TTACCCCGAGCTGAAGCCCATCCAGTCCATCAACGCTCACCCGTCCAACTGCATCTGCATCAAGTTCGACCCCACGGGGAAATACTTCGCCACAGGAAGTGCCGACGCGCTGGTCAGCCTGTGGAACGTGGAGGAGCTGGTGTGTGTCCGCTGCTTCTCCAG GCTGGACTGGCCGGTGCGGACGCTGAGCTTCAGTCACGATGGGAAGATGCTGGCCTCGGCCTCTGAGGATCACTTCATAGACATCGCAGAGGTGGAAACAG gagAGAAGCTGTGGGAGGTTCAGTGCGACTCCCCCACCTTCACGGTGGCCTGGCACCCCAAGAGGCCGCTGCTGGCGTACGCCTGCGACGACAAGGAGGGCAAATACGACAACAACCGAGAGGCGGGCACCGTCAAGCTGTTCGGCCTGCCCAACGACTCCTCCACTGGGGTGCAGCTGTCAGAAAGGGGTTCACTTTTCCCCTGA